Below is a genomic region from Xiphophorus hellerii strain 12219 chromosome 17, Xiphophorus_hellerii-4.1, whole genome shotgun sequence.
gcacaagcagctctttaagagtttgacacccctgccctaTAAATGTGAAACCCTGCTCatactgaaagaaaaaggacaaatgCTGTTTCTCTTATTTGCCAATTGctatttctatttaaatgttCTGTTGCCAATATTAACCTAGATTCTGACCCGGTTAGGTACCCAACATAGCCAAGAAAATTGAAGCTTTTAAAAAGGACGTGGAGGCCAAGAAGAAGCCCCCTGAGTGAGCAAAGCTGGACTGTGCTTCAAGGAAGAGGAGACATCTTCTGCAGAGATTATTTATCCACAGGGTTATGTTGCCTCAAGGGGACGGGGGTGTGCATTCGCTACAGGATTATTTGACATGAGTAAAAGCATAAGCAGATCCAGGAGCAGTATTCGTTTCCCTTCTCTGTAATAAATCCTTGTTTCCATTGGAGTTTTCCTCCTTGGGTAAATTGCCTAGAAACTCGATTTAACAAATAATGCAGCTAACTGGTGGGATCACTTTAAAGTTTACTGGCACTGGTCGtctggtttttttgtttgttttttttttataatgcaGTGTGATGATAATGTTTAAAGTGCATTGAGATGTACAACATAATTAAACTACCTTCTGAATTTTTAGTAACAACTGCCAAACGTTTTGCTACACCTTCACAAACATTGTTCTCAATCCTCAAGCCTACAATAAAGTTACAGAAAATGACATTAATAACATTCTCATTCCTTTGAGCCTCAACTCTTACACTAAAAATGTTCTCTCAACAGATGGCGCTGTAACCCTTTTAATGTTTGGCAAATCTTAtctgttcttctgttttgttcCCTTCTTCTTTGGGAATTTGGCCACCCAAACCCTCTGTACTCCAGACAGTCTGGTGCATTGTGGGATATGTAGTAGAGGTTCTCCATGGCTGCAGAGCTGAGGATGTCCACCTCCATCTTGTTGCATTTGGaagaagatttctttttttagagtttttggACTCCTGGTTTTCTTGGCAGACTTGGAGCTGTGGGATCTCGGCTTGATAGgcttacagaaagaaaataaaaagtaacttttcttaATATGTGATTGATAGgtaggctttttaaaataactttaccAATCATAGACTGGTACTTCACCATAGCAGaagatattttacatttctggaAGAGACATTACACATAAGATTCAgatgaataagaaaataagttaaaagtataaaggtaaaaaaaaccccaaaataattcTTACCAGTGGTTGTCTTGGCACGGTTCCGAGTAGCAACCAAATGCGTCCTGGTGAGACGGTGATACTCCGTTTGTATATAGCCTGTTGTCCTGGAGACCGTGGACACTGGACTGAATAAAGCGACTGGCCTTTCTCACAGACCTCTACATTTCTTCACTGAATCCAAGAGAGCAAACCTCCCAACCCAACTTGGAGCGCCACTCTAACCTCATTACAACGTCTTAATAATAGAAAATGCATCAATTGAAGTGAAACTTTGTAGAAAAATTAGCCTTTTAAGACAAAGAATATACTGAAACCAGGTattactttcagttttatttgcagGGCACTGTGAAGTTGGGgtttgtcatttgaaagatgACGGCTTTCTTTGGCAGCGTAGATCACGTCCCGTCTCTCTAGCCCTTCCGTT
It encodes:
- the stmp1 gene encoding short transmembrane mitochondrial protein 1 — translated: MLQFLAGFTLGNVVGMYLAQNYEVPNIAKKIEAFKKDVEAKKKPPE
- the smkr1 gene encoding small lysine-rich protein 1 — translated: MEVDILSSAAMENLYYISHNAPDCLEYRGFGWPNSQRRREQNRRTDKICQTLKGLQRHLLREHF